The proteins below come from a single Miscanthus floridulus cultivar M001 chromosome 1, ASM1932011v1, whole genome shotgun sequence genomic window:
- the LOC136464695 gene encoding uncharacterized protein, which produces MTASDSVEKPGATVRAAESSEARAGAADIMPESAAQRLTASVEQAACPKMPQGVVGHCVRPPSPQAAPPAMEEEDGVEEIEREESQPQAVHILHKRDDEVVVMEEEDTTREVKRLRSTLSTTMKQIEGITRTIVQRQQLIKRMEPLAEENKKLKEAVKLMEKNIQRALRERDLAESNVRDLEYQKGTLSEQLKIVSEQLEHTSEQLRSSSE; this is translated from the exons ATGACAGCGAGCGATTCGGTGGAGAAGCCAGGAGCAACGGTGAGAGCTGCCGAGTCTTCAGAGGCTAGAGCGGGAGCTGCCGACATCATGCCAGAATCGGCGGCGCAGAGGTTGACAGCGTCGGTGGAGCAAGCGGCATGCCCTAAGATGCCACAGGGCGTGGTTGGTCATTGTGTGCGGCCACCAAGCCCCCAGGCAGCACCACCGGctatggaggaagaggatggggtCGAGGAGATTGAACGTGAAGAATCACAACCTCAAGCCGTCCACATCCTCCACAAGCGAGATGATGAAGTTGTGgtcatggaagaggaggacaccaccagggaggtgaagaggctacggtccaccctttccactactatgaagcaaattgag GGCATTACGCGAACTATTGTACAACGACAGCagttgatcaagaggatggagcccctcgccgaggagaacaagAAGCTAAAGGAGGCGGTGAAACTgatggagaaaaacatccagagggccctgCGTGAAAGGGACCTTGCTGAATCAAATGTGAGGGACCTGGAGTACCAAAAGGGCACCTTATCCGAGCAGTTGAAAATCGTCTCCGAGCAACTGGAGCACACCTCCGAGCAGCTAAGAAGCAGCTCCGAGTAG